In Flavobacterium sp. WV_118_3, one DNA window encodes the following:
- a CDS encoding choice-of-anchor I family protein produces MTPFYTSKKNLLRLFLFMGSTFTWGQTQQIHYWNFNALPSGTLTSVAPDASLLPTGTQITYPGTGAGYMDNVAGSALNAQNGDAAGLGLRPRNPSNTRALLVSAPTTGYQNIIIKFATTRTTQGASSQNYSYTLNGTDFITTGLAITTYSPQTEPTYEVVTLDFSGITGAANNPDFALKIEFGGSTAAGSSGNNRFDNLTITGSTAGGNDTSPPVATFNPTHNATNVVINTQPTISFNENVRLIDNSPITNTNLDALVELRLGGVTGTPIPFDATFSNNTITISPLQTLSNSAIYAVLLAPNQIEDMHDNALTNSAAIQFSTVAFDTKIAMASNFVTVNENHGTLSFNLNLTNPANASVDLVVKAAPFSTADQNDFTLQTQTLHFTAGSNATQTISIPIIDDTLEEQHAEYFVLSLENPVGLTINGNPMTTVYIKDNDRQAPSPTNDIQLEYVGSFDPSGASTSSCEIIVHDPATQRLFTISAISDKLEIIDFSNPANLSVINSINMASYGGITSVAVKNGVVAVASPNANEQLNGSVVFFDTNGTFLKQVTVGALPDMVTFTPDGTKVLTANEGQPNDAYTVDPEGSVSIIDISGGIASLTQANVTTASFTAFNAQEAALIASGVRKTKSTSTLAQDLEPEYITIRPDSQKAWVTLQENNAIAEIDLVTKTISDIWALGTKDISLPGNGMDISDNNNEVLIANWPIQAYYIPDAVANYTVNGTTFLVMANEGDEKEYAGLTERTTVGANTYTLDPAIFPNASVLKQNHNAGRLRVTNLNGNTDADADFEEIKILGSRSFSIFNADTKAIVFDSGDDFEMYTAMTPSISPIFNADHGDNVKKGRSRAKGPEPEGVTLTQIAGKTFAFITLERVGGVMVYDVTNPSDVKFVDYKNSRSTSAYSGDFGPEGVTFIKAADSPNNKNYVAVANEISGTISMYEVNTANLTNDDYVQTPKTFTVFPNPSTKGVVYFNRMASYSLYDLTGKLIQSEKNALLINTSKLTAGMYLIKTDEGLTQKLVVK; encoded by the coding sequence ATGACACCATTTTACACTTCTAAAAAGAACCTGTTACGTCTATTCCTTTTTATGGGGTCGACCTTTACCTGGGGACAGACACAACAAATTCATTATTGGAATTTTAATGCGCTGCCATCCGGAACGCTAACAAGTGTTGCGCCCGATGCTTCGTTACTTCCAACCGGAACGCAGATTACCTATCCCGGAACCGGCGCCGGCTATATGGACAATGTAGCCGGATCGGCATTGAACGCACAAAATGGTGATGCCGCCGGATTGGGTTTACGTCCGAGAAATCCGAGTAACACCCGTGCTCTACTGGTTTCAGCGCCTACTACCGGATATCAGAATATCATCATTAAATTTGCGACGACCCGTACTACACAAGGAGCTTCGTCTCAAAATTATTCGTATACGCTAAACGGAACCGATTTTATCACGACCGGATTGGCCATAACCACGTATTCACCTCAAACAGAACCTACCTATGAAGTGGTAACCCTGGATTTCTCCGGAATCACAGGTGCCGCCAACAACCCTGATTTTGCCCTGAAAATTGAATTCGGAGGTAGCACGGCTGCCGGTTCCAGCGGAAATAATCGTTTTGACAATCTTACCATTACCGGTTCTACTGCCGGTGGTAACGATACCTCTCCTCCGGTAGCTACTTTTAATCCAACGCATAACGCGACTAACGTAGTCATCAATACGCAGCCTACGATTTCGTTTAATGAAAACGTTCGTCTGATTGACAATTCGCCTATTACCAATACCAATCTTGATGCTTTGGTAGAACTACGTTTAGGTGGTGTTACCGGAACTCCTATACCATTTGATGCCACATTTAGCAATAACACCATCACGATTAGTCCACTGCAAACACTTAGCAACAGTGCGATTTATGCAGTGTTATTAGCCCCCAATCAAATCGAAGATATGCATGACAATGCGTTAACAAACAGTGCCGCAATTCAGTTTTCGACGGTAGCTTTCGATACCAAAATTGCGATGGCTTCCAATTTTGTAACGGTAAACGAAAATCACGGTACGTTATCATTCAACCTAAATCTGACCAATCCTGCTAATGCATCGGTGGATTTGGTGGTAAAAGCCGCTCCGTTCAGTACGGCCGATCAAAATGACTTTACATTACAAACCCAGACCTTACATTTTACAGCCGGTAGTAACGCAACTCAAACCATTTCAATTCCGATTATCGATGATACGTTGGAAGAACAACATGCCGAATATTTTGTACTAAGCCTTGAAAACCCGGTTGGTTTAACGATTAACGGAAATCCAATGACTACCGTATATATCAAAGACAACGATCGTCAGGCGCCTAGCCCAACTAACGATATCCAATTGGAATACGTAGGTAGTTTCGATCCATCGGGAGCGAGTACCAGTTCGTGCGAAATCATCGTACACGATCCGGCTACGCAACGTCTTTTTACAATCAGTGCTATTTCCGACAAACTGGAAATCATCGACTTTTCGAATCCGGCCAATCTAAGTGTGATCAACTCTATCAATATGGCTTCTTATGGCGGTATTACCAGTGTAGCTGTTAAAAACGGAGTGGTTGCTGTAGCGTCACCCAATGCCAACGAACAATTAAACGGATCGGTAGTGTTTTTCGACACCAATGGTACGTTCTTAAAACAAGTAACCGTAGGCGCTTTACCCGATATGGTAACCTTTACACCCGACGGAACAAAAGTTTTAACCGCCAACGAAGGACAACCAAACGATGCCTATACCGTAGATCCGGAAGGTTCGGTTTCCATTATCGATATTTCCGGTGGAATCGCTTCTTTAACGCAGGCTAATGTTACTACGGCTTCATTTACCGCTTTTAATGCACAGGAAGCCGCTCTTATCGCTTCCGGAGTGCGTAAAACCAAAAGTACCAGTACGCTGGCACAGGATTTGGAACCGGAATACATCACCATTCGTCCTGATTCTCAAAAAGCATGGGTAACCCTTCAGGAAAACAATGCCATTGCCGAAATTGATCTGGTTACCAAAACGATTTCCGATATCTGGGCTTTGGGAACAAAAGATATCAGTTTGCCAGGTAACGGTATGGATATTTCCGATAATAACAACGAAGTATTGATTGCCAACTGGCCCATTCAGGCGTATTATATCCCGGATGCTGTAGCGAATTACACGGTTAACGGAACAACCTTTCTGGTTATGGCCAACGAAGGTGACGAAAAAGAATATGCCGGTTTAACCGAAAGAACTACGGTTGGTGCCAATACTTATACTTTAGATCCTGCTATTTTCCCGAATGCCTCGGTTTTAAAACAAAACCACAACGCCGGGCGATTACGTGTTACCAATCTTAACGGAAATACCGATGCGGATGCCGACTTTGAAGAAATCAAAATTTTAGGTTCCCGTTCGTTTTCCATCTTTAATGCCGATACAAAAGCAATTGTGTTTGACAGTGGTGACGATTTCGAAATGTATACCGCTATGACACCGTCCATCAGTCCGATTTTTAATGCCGATCATGGTGATAACGTTAAAAAAGGAAGAAGCCGCGCCAAAGGTCCGGAGCCGGAAGGTGTTACGCTAACGCAGATTGCCGGTAAAACCTTTGCTTTTATAACGCTGGAGCGCGTTGGTGGTGTAATGGTGTATGATGTAACCAATCCAAGCGATGTAAAATTCGTTGACTATAAAAACAGTCGTAGCACATCGGCGTATTCCGGTGATTTTGGTCCGGAAGGCGTTACGTTTATCAAAGCAGCCGATAGTCCGAACAATAAGAATTATGTAGCCGTAGCCAACGAAATCAGCGGTACGATTAGTATGTATGAAGTGAATACAGCCAATCTAACCAACGACGATTATGTACAGACTCCAAAAACCTTTACTGTTTTCCCAAATCCATCTACCAAAGGTGTGGTTTATTTTAACCGTATGGCCAGCTATTCGCTATATGATTTGACCGGAAAATTAATCCAGTCGGAGAAAAATGCATTATTGATCAACACGTCAAAACTGACGGCAGGAATGTATCTGATCAAAACGGATGAAGGCCTTACCCAAAAATTGGTTGTTAAGTAG
- a CDS encoding nitronate monooxygenase has translation MNRFHSITEKLHIQYPIVQAPMLGVTTPEMVAAIANEGGLGSLPVGGLSPEKTTELIRKTKQLTERPFTVNLFAHTIPEVNRNQAAQMQDFLVDLSKRHGLEFPEVNVRTLPFYSYKTQIDILIAEQIPIVSFTFGIPDDESLQKSKASGAILIGTATCLEEALLLDQKGVDMITAQGIEAGGHRGTFLETIPLPQVGVIALVPQIVNRIGKPVLASGAINDGKTIKAAFTMGASAVQIGTAFIATTESLAIPAYQQAVLTAKDTDSQLTRAFSGRWARGLQNQFMAEVEHSGLTPLPYPIQNSLTTALRQKAQQQNKGDFTNLWSGQSAPKIHLPDCTAIFRELIRQAELTN, from the coding sequence ATGAACCGGTTCCATTCCATTACCGAAAAGTTACACATTCAATATCCAATCGTTCAAGCGCCAATGTTGGGCGTAACCACTCCCGAAATGGTGGCCGCCATTGCCAATGAAGGCGGATTGGGATCACTTCCCGTTGGTGGTTTATCGCCGGAAAAAACAACCGAACTAATCCGAAAAACCAAACAACTTACCGAGCGTCCGTTTACCGTCAATCTGTTCGCGCATACAATCCCGGAAGTAAATCGGAATCAGGCTGCACAAATGCAGGATTTCCTGGTTGATCTTAGCAAAAGACATGGATTGGAATTCCCGGAAGTAAACGTGAGAACACTCCCTTTTTATTCCTATAAAACACAAATCGATATTCTGATTGCCGAACAAATCCCTATTGTGAGTTTTACGTTCGGGATTCCGGATGATGAGAGTCTGCAGAAATCAAAAGCCAGTGGCGCCATTTTAATCGGAACGGCGACTTGTTTGGAAGAAGCGCTTCTATTAGACCAAAAAGGTGTCGATATGATCACGGCGCAAGGTATTGAAGCCGGCGGTCATCGCGGTACTTTTCTGGAAACGATTCCGTTACCACAAGTTGGTGTGATAGCATTGGTTCCGCAAATTGTAAATCGCATTGGTAAACCGGTTTTGGCTTCCGGAGCGATCAACGATGGGAAAACCATTAAAGCGGCTTTTACTATGGGCGCTTCCGCGGTGCAAATCGGAACGGCTTTTATTGCCACAACCGAAAGTCTGGCGATACCGGCTTATCAGCAGGCGGTCTTGACGGCAAAAGATACCGATAGTCAACTTACCCGTGCGTTTTCCGGACGATGGGCTCGCGGTTTGCAAAATCAATTTATGGCCGAAGTGGAGCATTCCGGTTTGACACCACTTCCCTATCCGATTCAAAATAGTCTGACGACCGCATTGCGCCAAAAAGCCCAACAACAAAATAAAGGTGATTTTACCAATCTATGGTCGGGTCAATCGGCGCCTAAAATCCATTTACCGGATTGCACCGCGATTTTCCGGGAATTGATCCGACAGGCGGAATTAACCAACTAA
- a CDS encoding porin encodes MRIQLTFVLLFVAAVLQAQDIKISTKDNDLKLAALPYYSYGKGLGITSADSLFQLNIRFRMQNRIGFIKNEGEDDAYDGQIRRLRLRFDGYVGNPHFLYVLQLSFAPGDVGEIHDGENINIIRDAAVIYRPNRNWSFTFGQTKLPGNRQRVNSSGALQLTDRSINNAKFNIDRDFGLQAYYLNEKKDQFSYNLKAAVTTGEGRNWTKSPDNGVALTGKIELFPLGSFTKDGSNFEGDLAREKTPKLLFSGAYHQNNNARRTQGQLGDDLYQQKTLRSFFADAMFKYNGWAAMATYMSRASHNPVAVDPLDPTVTNYAYVGHGMDYQLSYTFPTNYEIIGRFSTQKANKDIKAFTPDTNEYTLGVTKYLWEHAFKLQTEFTYDRLSFNDGSTKNNWYVRFQIEIGI; translated from the coding sequence ATGAGAATACAACTAACTTTTGTTTTACTGTTCGTCGCAGCCGTACTACAGGCGCAGGACATTAAGATTAGCACCAAAGATAACGATTTAAAATTAGCGGCATTGCCCTATTACAGTTACGGTAAGGGACTTGGAATTACTTCTGCCGACAGTCTTTTCCAGTTAAATATTCGTTTCCGGATGCAAAACCGTATCGGGTTTATCAAAAATGAAGGGGAAGACGATGCGTACGATGGACAGATTCGTCGTTTGCGTTTGCGTTTCGACGGTTATGTAGGAAACCCGCATTTTCTGTATGTGTTGCAATTATCCTTTGCACCGGGCGATGTTGGCGAAATTCACGATGGTGAAAACATCAATATTATCCGGGACGCGGCAGTTATTTACCGACCAAACCGAAACTGGAGTTTTACTTTCGGGCAAACAAAATTACCGGGTAACCGTCAACGGGTCAATTCATCGGGAGCGTTACAGTTAACCGATCGTTCGATAAATAATGCCAAATTTAATATTGACCGGGATTTTGGACTTCAGGCATATTATCTGAATGAGAAAAAAGATCAGTTTTCCTATAATTTAAAAGCGGCCGTTACTACCGGTGAAGGTCGTAACTGGACTAAAAGCCCGGATAACGGTGTGGCTTTAACCGGTAAGATCGAATTGTTTCCATTAGGATCGTTCACCAAAGACGGATCGAATTTTGAAGGCGATCTTGCCCGCGAAAAAACACCCAAATTATTGTTTTCGGGTGCCTATCATCAAAACAATAACGCCAGACGAACCCAGGGTCAGTTAGGAGACGATTTATACCAGCAAAAAACCTTGCGTTCCTTTTTTGCCGATGCGATGTTTAAATATAACGGTTGGGCTGCTATGGCGACCTATATGTCCCGTGCGTCACATAATCCGGTAGCGGTTGATCCGTTGGATCCGACCGTAACGAATTATGCTTATGTAGGACATGGAATGGATTATCAGTTGAGTTATACGTTTCCGACGAATTATGAAATCATCGGCCGATTTTCAACGCAAAAAGCGAATAAGGATATCAAAGCTTTTACGCCGGATACCAACGAATATACCCTTGGCGTAACCAAATACCTTTGGGAGCATGCCTTTAAATTGCAAACCGAATTTACCTACGATCGACTGAGTTTTAACGACGGATCGACCAAAAACAACTGGTATGTTCGCTTCCAGATTGAAATAGGTATTTAA
- the prmA gene encoding 50S ribosomal protein L11 methyltransferase has translation MQNNYIGYHFSVEPKELGSEILIAELGETAFESFIETENGLSAYVQKELWNENILDDIQILHSEEFTISYTIEEIEQVNWNEEWEKNFEPIDIDGICQIRAPFHEKNDAQYDIVIEPKMSFGTGHHETTFMMAQHLLETDVTGMKTLDMGCGTAILAILAEMRGAQPIDAIDIDNWCYLNSIENAERNNCKHITVYEGNASLLVDQQYDLIIANINRNILLNDMQAYVDRLNKGGILLLSGFYEEDIPFIDASCTEKGLTYVKKFQKNNWVSLKYVN, from the coding sequence ATGCAAAATAATTATATAGGATACCACTTCTCCGTGGAACCCAAAGAGTTAGGTTCTGAAATTTTAATCGCCGAACTGGGAGAAACCGCTTTCGAAAGTTTTATCGAAACCGAAAACGGGCTTTCCGCTTACGTTCAAAAAGAGCTGTGGAATGAAAATATTCTGGACGATATACAAATTTTACATTCGGAGGAATTTACCATTTCCTATACTATAGAAGAAATCGAACAGGTAAACTGGAATGAAGAATGGGAAAAGAATTTTGAACCAATCGACATTGACGGTATTTGTCAGATTCGCGCGCCTTTCCACGAAAAAAATGACGCGCAATACGATATCGTAATCGAACCAAAAATGAGTTTTGGAACCGGTCACCATGAGACAACATTTATGATGGCGCAACACTTGTTGGAGACAGATGTAACCGGAATGAAAACCCTTGATATGGGATGTGGTACGGCAATTTTGGCCATTTTAGCCGAGATGCGTGGTGCGCAACCCATCGATGCTATTGATATCGACAACTGGTGCTACCTGAATTCAATCGAAAATGCAGAACGCAATAACTGTAAACACATCACGGTTTACGAAGGCAATGCTTCGTTATTAGTGGATCAGCAATACGACTTGATCATAGCAAATATCAACCGTAATATTTTACTAAACGATATGCAGGCTTATGTAGATCGTCTGAATAAAGGCGGTATCCTATTGCTAAGTGGGTTCTACGAAGAGGATATTCCGTTTATCGATGCGTCTTGTACCGAAAAAGGACTGACGTATGTTAAAAAGTTCCAAAAGAACAATTGGGTATCTTTAAAATATGTAAATTAG
- a CDS encoding ATP-dependent Clp protease adaptor ClpS has protein sequence MSTQEKVLESVSVEELISLNNEIVLFNDDVNTFDHVIDTLIRVCDHTAEQAEQCAILVHYTGKCTVKTGSYNDLKPQCSSLLDAGLSAEIQ, from the coding sequence ATGAGTACCCAGGAAAAAGTTTTAGAAAGCGTATCGGTTGAAGAACTGATTTCATTAAATAATGAAATTGTACTGTTTAACGACGATGTAAATACTTTCGATCACGTAATTGACACTTTAATCCGCGTTTGCGACCATACCGCCGAACAAGCCGAGCAATGTGCCATTCTGGTTCATTATACCGGGAAATGCACGGTAAAAACCGGTTCGTATAACGACCTGAAACCGCAGTGTTCTTCACTGTTAGATGCCGGTTTAAGCGCTGAAATACAATAA
- a CDS encoding DUF6691 family protein, translating to MKYIKFILVGFVFGIVLTKSEAVSWYRIYEMFQFQSFHMFGIIMVAVMTGFIGVQLIKRKNLKDYTGAPIVIEPKEKGLARYIIGGTLFGLGWAMVGSCPGPIFILLGAGFWGAGVILLGALLGTYIYGLLKEILPH from the coding sequence ATGAAATATATCAAATTTATACTGGTTGGTTTTGTATTCGGAATCGTACTAACCAAATCGGAAGCGGTATCCTGGTACCGTATTTACGAAATGTTCCAGTTCCAGTCGTTCCATATGTTCGGAATCATTATGGTTGCGGTAATGACCGGTTTTATCGGTGTTCAGTTGATCAAACGTAAAAACCTAAAAGATTATACCGGTGCGCCTATTGTGATCGAACCGAAAGAAAAAGGATTGGCCCGTTATATTATTGGCGGTACGTTGTTTGGATTGGGTTGGGCAATGGTTGGTTCGTGTCCGGGACCGATTTTTATCCTGTTAGGCGCCGGATTCTGGGGCGCGGGCGTGATCCTATTGGGTGCGCTTTTGGGAACCTATATCTACGGATTGTTAAAAGAGATATTGCCACATTAA
- a CDS encoding YeeE/YedE thiosulfate transporter family protein: MEVLYGTWPWYISGFLIGMVMLALLYFGKAFGMSSNLRTLCSIGGAGRFADFFRFDWKAQRWNLAVVFGAMLGGFVAVHFLSDGSGVNLNPTTVEQLATMHIEAPEGKLAPDSLMGFEALKNPKTFIILLAGGLLIGFGTRYAGGCTSGHAISGLSNLQLPSLIAVIGFFIGGLIMSHFLLPLIFR, translated from the coding sequence ATGGAAGTACTTTATGGAACCTGGCCCTGGTATATATCGGGCTTTTTGATCGGAATGGTGATGCTGGCGCTACTTTATTTTGGCAAAGCATTCGGAATGTCATCTAATTTACGAACCTTATGCAGTATTGGCGGAGCGGGTCGTTTTGCCGATTTTTTCCGATTTGACTGGAAAGCACAACGCTGGAATCTGGCAGTGGTTTTTGGAGCCATGTTGGGCGGTTTTGTAGCCGTTCATTTTTTAAGCGACGGAAGTGGTGTTAATCTAAACCCAACCACGGTAGAACAATTGGCAACGATGCATATCGAAGCGCCGGAAGGGAAACTGGCTCCGGATTCGTTAATGGGTTTTGAAGCCTTAAAAAATCCGAAAACCTTTATCATTTTATTGGCAGGAGGCTTGCTGATCGGTTTCGGAACGCGTTATGCCGGCGGATGTACATCCGGACATGCTATTTCCGGGTTAAGTAATTTACAGTTGCCTTCGCTGATTGCCGTAATCGGGTTCTTTATCGGCGGATTGATCATGTCCCATTTTCTATTACCTTTAATTTTCAGATAA
- a CDS encoding DUF4199 domain-containing protein, producing MKKFFTEIKWSIIFSVATVLWLFLEKIAGFHDEKISSYFYISLLFGIVYSIVFTLALKEKKATFYNGTITYKQAFISGAILTLLIAAISPLVQVIFHEIISPDFFDNAIANVMKTKPGNKEFATGYFNLQSFISQGFLNILSLGIILSAIAAYFIQTKNRN from the coding sequence ATGAAAAAGTTTTTTACCGAAATAAAATGGAGTATCATTTTTTCCGTAGCCACTGTTTTATGGCTGTTTTTAGAGAAAATTGCCGGCTTTCACGACGAAAAGATCAGTAGTTATTTCTATATCAGTTTGCTGTTCGGAATCGTATATAGTATCGTTTTTACGTTGGCATTAAAAGAAAAAAAGGCGACTTTTTATAACGGTACCATTACCTATAAACAGGCGTTTATTTCGGGCGCTATACTGACGTTGCTGATCGCTGCTATAAGCCCACTGGTACAGGTGATTTTTCACGAGATAATCTCTCCGGACTTTTTCGACAATGCTATTGCGAATGTGATGAAAACCAAACCGGGCAATAAGGAATTTGCAACCGGTTATTTTAACCTTCAGAGCTTTATTTCACAAGGATTTTTAAACATCCTGTCTTTAGGAATTATATTATCGGCAATTGCCGCTTATTTTATTCAGACCAAAAACCGAAATTAA
- a CDS encoding 2-dehydro-3-deoxyphosphooctonate aldolase, translated as MKKTAFALLVLALSVSSCISTKSTIKNIDENASRPILRGDYYVLTEYSDNAKYGYDSDYPINIGFISESQEKNNVTYFFNGLEGPDGQKLSFEKTGTCCPFPTKHNRVGAGMLAMYTVTWEGQSKPVVLYFNTFEKGKIMCPKGLSIKKNPSRTH; from the coding sequence ATGAAAAAAACAGCTTTTGCCCTGCTAGTACTGGCGCTGTCGGTTTCTTCCTGTATCAGCACCAAATCGACTATTAAAAATATTGACGAAAACGCTTCACGCCCTATTCTTCGCGGGGATTATTATGTACTGACCGAGTATAGCGATAACGCCAAATACGGATATGATTCGGACTATCCAATCAATATCGGATTTATATCCGAATCGCAGGAAAAAAATAATGTGACCTACTTTTTTAACGGATTGGAAGGTCCTGACGGGCAAAAATTAAGCTTCGAAAAAACCGGAACCTGTTGTCCGTTTCCAACCAAACACAACCGCGTAGGTGCCGGAATGCTGGCTATGTACACGGTAACCTGGGAAGGCCAGTCCAAACCGGTGGTCCTTTATTTTAACACTTTCGAAAAAGGCAAAATAATGTGTCCTAAAGGTTTATCCATTAAGAAAAACCCATCCCGAACTCACTAA
- the kdsA gene encoding 3-deoxy-8-phosphooctulonate synthase, whose amino-acid sequence MNLSNIPQIKHTDSGNFFLLAGPCAIEGEEMAMRIAEKLVGITDKLAIPYVFKGSFKKANRSRIDSFTGIGDEKALKILQKVSKEFGVPTVTDIHENHDAELAAEYVDILQIPAFLVRQTDLVVAAAQTGKTVNLKKGQFMSPESMKHAVQKVLDCQNENVMVTDRGTMFGYQDMIVDYRGIPTMQQFATTVLDVTHSLQQPNQSAGVTGGRPDMIETVAKAGIAVGVDGIFIETHFDPANAKSDGANMLHLDYFEGLMQKLVAIRKTVNSF is encoded by the coding sequence ATGAACTTATCCAATATACCGCAAATCAAACATACTGATAGCGGAAATTTCTTTTTATTGGCCGGACCTTGCGCCATTGAAGGCGAGGAAATGGCCATGCGAATCGCCGAAAAATTAGTAGGCATCACCGACAAGCTTGCCATTCCTTATGTGTTTAAAGGCTCGTTTAAAAAGGCTAACCGTTCCCGAATCGATAGTTTTACCGGTATCGGAGATGAAAAAGCCTTGAAAATACTTCAAAAGGTATCCAAGGAATTTGGCGTACCAACCGTTACCGATATTCACGAAAACCACGATGCCGAATTGGCTGCCGAATATGTGGATATTCTTCAGATTCCTGCCTTTTTAGTACGTCAGACGGATCTTGTGGTGGCTGCGGCGCAAACCGGGAAAACTGTAAACCTAAAAAAAGGTCAGTTTATGAGTCCGGAAAGTATGAAACACGCGGTACAAAAAGTATTGGACTGCCAAAATGAAAACGTGATGGTAACCGATCGCGGAACCATGTTTGGTTATCAGGATATGATTGTGGATTACCGGGGAATCCCAACCATGCAACAATTTGCTACTACGGTACTTGATGTGACGCATTCGCTACAACAACCCAACCAGTCGGCCGGCGTTACCGGTGGTCGTCCGGATATGATCGAAACGGTTGCCAAAGCCGGAATCGCAGTTGGTGTTGACGGTATTTTTATCGAAACCCACTTCGACCCTGCCAATGCGAAAAGCGACGGTGCCAATATGCTACATCTGGATTATTTTGAAGGGTTGATGCAAAAACTGGTAGCGATCCGTAAAACTGTAAATTCTTTTTAA
- a CDS encoding DUF1801 domain-containing protein → MKPADVYIINQPEPYRSILLHLVAVLEMTLETSYRLECKWTVPYMYYKGRPFCFLNASHKGQFVDLGFSRGFKLLQHQELLVSEGRNTMKSLRYQSLEGIDPIVLTDLIQEAMALYP, encoded by the coding sequence ATGAAACCGGCCGACGTATATATTATCAACCAACCGGAACCGTATCGCTCGATATTATTGCATTTAGTGGCGGTTTTGGAGATGACATTGGAAACCTCGTATCGTTTGGAATGCAAATGGACCGTTCCGTATATGTATTATAAAGGCCGACCTTTTTGTTTTCTGAATGCGAGTCATAAAGGACAGTTTGTCGATCTTGGTTTTTCAAGAGGTTTTAAACTTTTGCAACATCAGGAGCTATTAGTGTCGGAAGGACGGAATACAATGAAATCACTGCGTTACCAATCGCTGGAAGGAATAGATCCGATTGTCTTAACGGATTTGATCCAAGAAGCGATGGCGTTATATCCATAA
- a CDS encoding transcriptional regulator — protein MKSLIENINKAFDHRIRLGIMSILMVNEYADFTTLKELLGVTDGNLASHAKALESENYIAIEKQFIGKKPNTRYNATQDGRKAFQEHIDALEKLIQKH, from the coding sequence TTGAAAAGTCTCATCGAAAATATCAATAAAGCATTTGACCATCGGATCCGTTTGGGTATTATGTCCATACTGATGGTTAACGAGTATGCTGACTTTACGACGCTTAAAGAGCTTTTGGGCGTGACCGACGGTAATCTGGCCAGTCATGCCAAAGCCCTTGAAAGTGAAAACTATATCGCTATTGAAAAGCAGTTTATCGGAAAAAAACCAAACACCCGCTATAACGCAACCCAGGACGGTCGCAAAGCGTTTCAGGAGCATATTGATGCCCTTGAAAAATTAATCCAAAAACACTAA